A genomic region of Sulfobacillus acidophilus DSM 10332 contains the following coding sequences:
- a CDS encoding transposase IS3/IS911 family protein (PFAM: Transposase; Integrase core domain~InterPro IPR002514~KEGG: afl:Aflv_1178 transposase~PFAM: Transposase IS3/IS911~SPTR: Transposase IS3/IS911 family protein;~manually curated) — protein sequence MANHYDREFKAQAVQLVLTQQKTGAQVARELGIPSKTLYAWVAAYKADPVEPFVGSGHLKAEDQALRDLQRRIRDLEEENAILKKSDAHLHQRSEVIFRFIHEHRFTFSITKMCQILDVSRSGYYAWCHRPPSTRAQARARRVERIRAVFTTSGERYGSPKITAVLRREGERISQKTVARLMHDHRLRSRVTRKYKATTNSRHTWPVHENVLNRTFSADRPHAVWMADITYIPTEEGWLYLASLQDLYTRKIVGWAVDRRMTQDLVIRALDRAVIHSRPPAGVLHHSDRGSQYAAAAYQERLQQYGMTASMSRKGNCYDNAMIESWHSLLKKELIYLTKFRTRAEAEVAIFAYIEIFYNRQRIHSALDYQTPAEADAAYHARYG from the exons ATGGCCAATCATTATGATCGGGAATTTAAAGCCCAGGCGGTTCAGCTGGTCTTGACCCAACAAAAAACCGGTGCCCAAGTGGCCCGTGAGCTGGGCATTCCGAGTAAGACGTTATATGCGTGGGTGGCTGCCTATAAGGCCGACCCGGTAGAACCCTTTGTCGGCAGCGGGCATCTGAAAGCGGAAGACCAAGCCCTGCGCGATTTGCAGAGACGCATTCGAGATCTCGAAGAGGAGAATGCGATCCTAAAAAAA AGCGATGCGCATCTTCACCAACGATCGGAAGTAATCTTTCGGTTCATTCATGAACACCGCTTCACCTTCTCGATCACGAAGATGTGCCAGATCCTCGACGTCTCGCGAAGCGGATATTATGCCTGGTGCCATCGTCCACCCAGTACCCGGGCGCAAGCCCGGGCCCGGCGGGTCGAACGGATTCGAGCGGTGTTTACGACATCGGGCGAACGGTATGGTAGCCCCAAAATCACCGCCGTGTTACGGCGGGAAGGCGAGCGCATCAGTCAAAAAACGGTGGCGCGGTTGATGCACGACCATCGGTTGCGCTCCCGCGTGACACGGAAATATAAAGCCACCACGAATTCGCGGCACACGTGGCCGGTGCACGAGAACGTCTTGAATCGAACGTTTAGCGCGGATCGCCCACATGCTGTGTGGATGGCGGATATTACCTACATCCCCACAGAGGAAGGATGGCTCTATTTAGCGAGCCTTCAGGACTTGTACACCCGAAAAATTGTGGGATGGGCGGTGGATCGGCGCATGACGCAAGATTTGGTCATCCGGGCCTTAGACCGTGCGGTGATCCACAGCCGGCCGCCGGCCGGCGTGCTGCATCACTCGGATCGCGGCAGCCAATATGCCGCCGCGGCGTACCAGGAACGCCTTCAGCAGTACGGCATGACCGCGAGCATGAGTCGCAAAGGAAATTGTTACGATAACGCCATGATTGAATCCTGGCACAGTCTCCTCAAGAAGGAGCTGATTTACCTGACGAAATTTCGAACACGGGCGGAAGCGGAAGTCGCGATCTTTGCCTATATCGAGATTTTCTATAATCGGCAGCGGATCCATAGTGCCCTGGATTATCAGACTCCGGCCGAGGCCGATGCAGCGTATCATGCGCGATACGGCTAA
- a CDS encoding methyl-accepting chemotaxis sensory transducer (PFAM: HAMP domain; Methyl-accepting chemotaxis protein (MCP) signaling domain~COGs: COG0840 Methyl-accepting chemotaxis protein~InterPro IPR003660:IPR004089~KEGG: tjr:TherJR_1595 methyl-accepting chemotaxis sensory transducer~PFAM: Chemotaxis methyl-accepting receptor, signalling; HAMP linker domain~SMART: Chemotaxis methyl-accepting receptor, signalling; HAMP linker domain~SPTR: Methyl-accepting chemotaxis sensory transducer) yields the protein MSSTTLSSSTMPHSPSITITSGASRLRLRSIGAKLAAGFGVLLVSLLVVAGVALIGLGQLSNGEHLLSQNLDRIYRLGQIQANWNRLRADGLQVLIDRRTGQNTAHDRAVVANTEATITRQSGLLALELSGSDLTQLRRFDALNRQLFASLSSDINLNNSQIAIRAFEHTNASLGHKGESQLVALGSQLRARAFARQTADRHTRQRLMWIVSGIGLIALVAGFVTARRLTRSITVPVGLLNQTATRVGSGDFSQSVDVMPTGDEIENLARSFATMVDNLRTLIRTVNESAQTVAAHSEELSAMAEEASQATNQVATAVGEITQGTISHTEGVSSISRAMTELRQAIDQVATGAQTQADQVNQAAQAVTTATQAVETMQMVVGTVADAAARMKAAAAAGREKVAGTVQGIVQVHRTILDTAGAIESLEAQSSQIHGMVQAIREIADQTNLLSLNANIEAARAGEAGKGFAVVADEVRQLAERSRQASQEVVQLVDNIRQGIAAAVTAMHQATASGEQGQQLAEEAGQALESITQEVTQTVEAITRIEDAMNATKHHTIALLPLMDSVSSVTEENAAMAHQMTANGANVTDNLNQLAAVGQENAASAEEVSAATEQLTASIQQFAESAHGLAQMGQELQRSITQFRV from the coding sequence GTGAGTTCAACGACGTTATCTTCTTCCACCATGCCGCATTCGCCGTCGATTACGATAACATCGGGCGCCTCACGCTTGCGTTTACGCAGTATCGGGGCTAAATTGGCAGCCGGCTTCGGCGTACTCCTGGTTTCTCTCTTAGTGGTTGCGGGGGTGGCGCTCATCGGCTTGGGACAGTTGAGTAACGGGGAACATTTGTTGTCGCAAAATCTTGATCGGATTTACCGCCTCGGCCAAATTCAGGCGAACTGGAATCGGTTGCGAGCGGACGGACTTCAAGTCCTGATTGATCGGCGGACGGGGCAGAACACCGCCCACGACCGGGCGGTGGTGGCGAACACCGAAGCCACCATCACCCGTCAATCGGGCCTGTTGGCTCTAGAGCTGTCCGGAAGTGACCTGACCCAATTACGCCGGTTTGACGCCCTGAACCGACAATTGTTCGCTTCGTTGTCGTCAGACATCAACCTTAATAACTCCCAGATCGCCATACGGGCGTTTGAACACACCAACGCATCCTTAGGCCATAAGGGTGAATCGCAACTGGTGGCCCTCGGCTCCCAACTCCGGGCACGCGCCTTCGCCCGGCAAACCGCCGACCGCCATACCCGTCAACGCCTGATGTGGATCGTCTCAGGGATCGGCCTTATCGCGTTGGTTGCCGGATTTGTGACGGCTCGCCGCCTGACGCGGTCCATTACGGTCCCGGTCGGTCTTTTGAATCAGACCGCTACGCGAGTGGGTTCCGGCGATTTCTCCCAATCCGTGGACGTAATGCCCACCGGAGACGAAATTGAAAACTTGGCGCGGAGTTTTGCCACCATGGTGGATAATCTCCGCACCTTAATCCGCACCGTCAACGAATCGGCCCAAACAGTCGCCGCCCATAGCGAAGAATTGTCGGCCATGGCCGAAGAAGCGTCGCAAGCCACCAATCAAGTGGCAACCGCCGTCGGCGAAATTACGCAGGGCACGATTAGTCATACGGAAGGCGTCAGCAGCATTTCCCGGGCCATGACCGAATTACGGCAAGCGATAGACCAAGTCGCGACCGGAGCCCAAACCCAAGCCGATCAGGTCAATCAGGCGGCCCAAGCCGTGACCACCGCCACCCAAGCGGTTGAGACGATGCAAATGGTCGTCGGGACGGTGGCAGATGCCGCCGCGCGAATGAAAGCCGCGGCCGCCGCCGGCCGCGAGAAGGTGGCCGGCACCGTACAGGGCATCGTGCAGGTTCACCGGACGATTTTAGATACGGCGGGAGCGATTGAATCCCTTGAAGCCCAATCGAGCCAAATTCACGGGATGGTGCAGGCCATCCGGGAAATTGCCGACCAAACCAACTTGTTGTCGTTAAATGCCAATATTGAAGCGGCCCGCGCCGGAGAAGCCGGTAAAGGCTTTGCGGTCGTCGCGGATGAAGTCCGTCAACTGGCCGAACGCTCCCGCCAGGCCAGTCAGGAAGTCGTTCAATTGGTGGATAACATCCGCCAAGGCATCGCAGCGGCCGTGACCGCCATGCATCAGGCCACGGCATCCGGCGAACAGGGACAACAATTGGCGGAGGAAGCGGGTCAAGCATTGGAAAGCATTACACAGGAAGTGACCCAAACCGTGGAGGCCATCACACGCATCGAGGACGCGATGAACGCGACCAAACATCATACGATTGCCTTGCTGCCCTTAATGGACAGCGTATCCAGCGTTACCGAAGAAAATGCCGCCATGGCTCACCAAATGACCGCTAACGGAGCTAACGTGACCGATAACCTAAACCAATTGGCTGCGGTGGGACAGGAAAACGCGGCCAGTGCAGAGGAAGTCTCGGCGGCGACCGAACAACTTACGGCATCAATTCAACAATTCGCCGAATCGGCCCATGGCCTCGCCCAAATGGGTCAGGAACTTCAACGCAGTATTACGCAATTTCGAGTCTAA
- a CDS encoding transcriptional regulator, CdaR (COGs: COG3835 Sugar diacid utilization regulator~InterPro IPR002197~KEGG: tmr:Tmar_1862 PucR family transcriptional regulator~PFAM: Helix-turn-helix, Fis-type~SPTR: Transcriptional regulator, PucR family): MSPSITIQQLIEATASWVDVAYLGDTAERRFSRIDTLLSASVPRSASDTLWIYLAADRSTISIELDRLILELAQHGAPGVAVVSRRLPQATCLLAERLQLPLMQMNPEAIGPFLATAYRLLTGAESQALHRELELLDRIYTTWHNNFTLRGFLDELAHEGLSVHWPSRSGDAIYPVEWGRGQGSSFGISSPIVSPRIIQVLQLAVGVFLDMEAAEIESTLRHRSEFLLELLVDPNVPSGSVIRAAERFNLDLGRIHTAFIWDLDNFSRYVGRTSEETVLRVKAAVLTHLENASRRVFGHGMVLPHSDEFVLIVESRERLSPDYALAGAREIRHELLPLLNRYGLSGLTGGIGFPYDGPEGLRKSFEEAHEALTVGRARYGFGTVAHFKDLGLERFLYGWLDSPRSRELSNGLLRPIVEDPNREELLETLRVYLAAMGRPAQAAQKLHIHRNTLRYRIERIESLLKVDLHDAATQLVLQLALRAYELHQN; this comes from the coding sequence ATGAGCCCGTCGATTACGATCCAGCAATTAATTGAGGCGACGGCATCTTGGGTGGATGTGGCTTATCTTGGTGACACCGCCGAACGTCGGTTCAGCCGAATCGACACGCTTCTCTCCGCCTCGGTGCCCCGTTCGGCTTCCGACACTTTGTGGATATACCTCGCGGCCGATCGGTCGACGATTTCGATTGAGCTTGATCGATTAATTTTGGAATTGGCTCAACACGGTGCCCCTGGGGTGGCGGTGGTTTCTCGCCGCCTGCCTCAGGCGACTTGTCTATTGGCGGAGCGACTTCAGTTACCTCTTATGCAGATGAACCCGGAGGCGATCGGTCCATTTTTAGCGACGGCCTATCGTCTGCTCACCGGGGCGGAAAGCCAGGCATTACACCGAGAACTGGAGCTATTAGATCGCATTTATACAACTTGGCATAATAATTTCACCCTTCGAGGCTTTTTGGACGAATTAGCCCATGAGGGTCTCAGTGTTCACTGGCCGTCCCGTTCGGGCGACGCGATCTATCCGGTGGAATGGGGCCGGGGGCAAGGCAGTTCGTTCGGAATTTCGTCGCCAATCGTTTCGCCTCGGATCATCCAGGTATTGCAACTGGCGGTCGGGGTTTTTCTAGACATGGAGGCGGCTGAAATCGAGTCGACATTGCGGCATCGCTCCGAATTTTTATTAGAACTGTTGGTGGATCCCAATGTGCCCTCCGGGTCGGTGATTCGCGCAGCCGAACGGTTTAATCTCGACTTAGGCCGGATTCATACAGCGTTTATATGGGATCTCGATAACTTTTCACGATATGTCGGCCGGACGTCCGAAGAGACGGTACTGAGGGTCAAGGCCGCGGTATTGACGCATTTAGAGAACGCATCGCGCCGTGTCTTTGGACATGGGATGGTATTGCCGCATTCCGATGAATTTGTGTTAATTGTCGAAAGCCGGGAACGCTTATCGCCGGATTATGCGTTAGCCGGAGCACGTGAAATTCGACACGAGCTATTGCCGCTATTAAATCGCTATGGGCTCTCTGGCCTGACTGGAGGCATTGGGTTTCCGTATGACGGACCGGAGGGTCTTCGTAAAAGTTTCGAAGAAGCCCATGAGGCGTTGACGGTTGGTCGAGCCCGTTATGGGTTCGGCACGGTGGCTCATTTTAAAGATCTTGGACTAGAACGCTTTTTATATGGCTGGTTGGATTCTCCCCGATCGCGTGAGTTATCGAACGGGTTGTTACGGCCGATTGTTGAAGATCCTAACCGAGAGGAACTTTTGGAGACTTTGCGGGTATACTTGGCCGCTATGGGACGTCCGGCACAGGCTGCCCAAAAACTGCATATTCATCGCAATACTTTGCGCTATCGCATTGAACGAATTGAATCGCTATTAAAAGTGGATTTGCACGATGCGGCGACGCAGTTGGTGTTACAATTGGCCCTTCGTGCGTACGAATTGCACCAAAATTAA
- a CDS encoding permease for cytosine/purines uracil thiamine allantoin (PFAM: Permease for cytosine/purines, uracil, thiamine, allantoin~COGs: COG1457 Purine-cytosine permease and related protein~InterPro IPR001248~KEGG: tmr:Tmar_1861 permease for cytosine/purines uracil thiamine allantoin~PFAM: Permease, cytosine/purines, uracil, thiamine, allantoin~SPTR: Permease for cytosine/purines uracil thiamine allantoin), which translates to MQIGEDFPLSRVPEDSRYGWFSVAVQRFGQLSALSQFLLGATLGYGMTFWAAFGALTLGAVILEGVSIIVGIAGQREGLSTSLLARWSGFGRYGSALIGLVIAIGLVGWFGIQNAVFAQGLAQLIGGLPLWLWSIISGVAVIAIVTYGFLSMGWTAYIAVPLFLILSGWAIVNGLSHHALHQLITMAPPGPRLTLGQGTTLVAGGFIIGAVITPDMTRFNRRAADVVKQTVIGVTLGEYVIGLVGVLLAHAVKSANVVSIVYSTSGIVGTVILIMATLKINDWNLYSSTLGIVNALDTLLGKKVSRIKTTWIIGGVGTVLAALGILQHFEGFLIVLGVAIPPIAGIMLTDYWLLRRHRALLDHSRMLGTLPATMEPVNWPMVITWVASSLIGYFVHWGIQSINSLVAAVVIYWLLGSFGTKTVDQIHTAGESA; encoded by the coding sequence ATGCAAATCGGGGAAGATTTTCCATTAAGCCGAGTACCGGAAGATTCTCGCTATGGATGGTTTTCCGTAGCTGTCCAACGATTTGGCCAACTGTCGGCGTTGTCCCAATTTTTGCTGGGGGCAACATTGGGTTATGGTATGACGTTTTGGGCGGCGTTTGGGGCCCTTACGCTCGGGGCGGTCATTCTTGAAGGGGTGTCTATCATTGTCGGCATTGCCGGTCAACGGGAAGGGTTATCGACTTCGCTGTTGGCCCGTTGGTCGGGATTTGGGCGCTATGGCTCGGCCCTCATCGGGCTGGTCATCGCGATCGGTCTCGTCGGTTGGTTTGGAATCCAAAACGCGGTATTTGCTCAAGGGCTGGCGCAGTTAATCGGCGGATTGCCGCTCTGGCTGTGGTCGATTATTTCCGGGGTCGCCGTAATTGCCATTGTCACCTACGGGTTTTTGTCGATGGGGTGGACGGCCTATATCGCGGTCCCGCTTTTCCTGATTTTATCCGGATGGGCCATTGTTAATGGACTCAGTCATCATGCCCTTCATCAGTTGATCACGATGGCGCCACCGGGTCCGCGATTAACGTTGGGGCAGGGAACCACCCTGGTTGCAGGCGGATTTATTATCGGAGCCGTGATTACCCCGGATATGACGCGATTTAACCGGCGGGCAGCCGACGTGGTCAAGCAAACCGTTATCGGAGTCACTTTAGGGGAATATGTCATCGGGTTAGTGGGCGTTCTCTTGGCGCATGCGGTCAAAAGTGCCAACGTGGTCTCCATTGTCTATTCCACGTCCGGTATCGTGGGGACAGTGATATTGATTATGGCCACCTTGAAAATCAACGATTGGAACCTCTATTCGTCCACCTTGGGGATAGTGAACGCATTGGACACGCTTTTAGGCAAGAAGGTGTCCCGGATCAAAACCACGTGGATCATCGGAGGGGTGGGCACGGTGTTGGCGGCATTGGGGATTCTTCAACATTTCGAGGGGTTTCTGATCGTCTTGGGAGTCGCGATCCCGCCGATAGCCGGGATCATGCTCACCGATTACTGGCTTTTGCGTCGACACCGGGCGCTTCTGGATCACTCCCGAATGTTAGGAACCCTGCCGGCGACAATGGAGCCCGTCAATTGGCCCATGGTCATTACATGGGTGGCTTCGTCACTCATCGGTTACTTCGTTCATTGGGGGATCCAGTCGATTAATTCATTGGTGGCCGCGGTAGTGATCTACTGGCTACTAGGCAGTTTTGGCACCAAAACAGTAGACCAGATTCATACCGCGGGGGAAAGCGCATGA
- a CDS encoding protein of unknown function DUF917 (PFAM: Protein of unknown function (DUF917)~COGs: COG3535 conserved hypothetical protein~InterPro IPR010318~KEGG: tmr:Tmar_1860 hypothetical protein~PFAM: Protein of unknown function DUF917~SPTR: Putative uncharacterized protein), with amino-acid sequence MKQIDLENLPDLAVGATFLGTGGGGDPYIGRLMAEAAIARFGPVRLMDVDDVPDDGLVVPAAMMGAPTIMVEKIPNGREMQIAVSSLQQLLQKPVVSLMTIEAGGINSMIPLAVAAEMGLPVIDGDSMGRAFPELQMTSLHLAGIRATPMVLVDEKGNTVMIDAIDNLWTERLARTTTVAVGGASIIALYPMTGRDAKRAMVRGTITKALELGRLLRADHLSVAEKDRRLQAEHGALKLFNGKVVDVERRSGDGFVRGTVSCVGLGDDQDHVFRIEFQNENLLAMRDGQVVATVPDLISVLDQETLMPITTEGLCYGQRVTVYAMPCDPVWRSVEGLNTVGPGYFGYDLTYVPLPGTGSNESRRTTHEVSHGD; translated from the coding sequence ATGAAACAGATTGACTTGGAGAATTTGCCGGATCTGGCGGTGGGAGCGACCTTTTTAGGGACCGGAGGCGGAGGCGATCCCTATATTGGCCGATTGATGGCCGAAGCCGCTATTGCGCGGTTTGGGCCCGTACGGTTAATGGATGTGGACGATGTGCCGGATGACGGTCTGGTCGTGCCGGCGGCCATGATGGGGGCTCCGACCATTATGGTTGAGAAAATCCCCAACGGGCGGGAGATGCAAATTGCCGTTTCGTCGCTGCAACAGCTTTTGCAAAAACCCGTGGTGTCCTTAATGACGATCGAAGCCGGGGGCATTAATTCCATGATTCCTTTGGCGGTGGCGGCCGAAATGGGACTGCCCGTGATTGACGGGGACAGCATGGGTCGAGCGTTTCCGGAATTACAAATGACGTCTTTGCACTTAGCCGGCATTCGCGCCACTCCCATGGTTTTAGTCGATGAAAAGGGTAATACGGTGATGATTGACGCGATCGACAATTTATGGACGGAACGGCTTGCGCGGACGACGACGGTCGCGGTGGGCGGCGCATCGATTATCGCGTTATATCCCATGACCGGGCGCGATGCGAAACGCGCCATGGTTCGTGGCACCATCACCAAAGCATTGGAACTGGGCCGACTCTTACGCGCCGACCACTTGTCGGTTGCCGAAAAGGATCGGCGGTTACAAGCCGAGCACGGCGCCCTCAAACTGTTTAACGGCAAAGTGGTGGACGTGGAACGGCGTTCCGGTGACGGGTTCGTTCGAGGCACCGTATCGTGTGTCGGGCTGGGAGACGACCAGGATCATGTATTCCGGATCGAATTCCAAAACGAGAATCTCCTCGCGATGCGGGATGGGCAGGTCGTGGCGACGGTGCCGGATTTGATTAGTGTATTGGACCAAGAAACATTGATGCCCATTACGACCGAAGGACTGTGCTACGGGCAGCGGGTTACCGTTTACGCCATGCCTTGTGATCCGGTTTGGCGCAGCGTCGAAGGACTGAATACGGTGGGGCCCGGCTACTTCGGATATGACCTTACGTATGTCCCGTTACCTGGAACAGGAAGCAACGAGTCAAGGAGGACAACACATGAAGTATCGCATGGGGATTGA
- a CDS encoding Hydantoinase/oxoprolinase (PFAM: Hydantoinase/oxoprolinase; Hydantoinase/oxoprolinase N-terminal region~COGs: COG0145 N-methylhydantoinase A/acetone carboxylase beta subunit~InterPro IPR008040:IPR002821~KEGG: tmr:Tmar_1859 hydantoinase/oxoprolinase~PFAM: Hydantoinase/oxoprolinase; Hydantoinaseoxoprolinase, N-terminal~SPTR: Hydantoinase/oxoprolinase), whose amino-acid sequence MKYRMGIDVGGTNTDAVILTPDNRVVAKVKNPVTQDIMTSIRVAARQVLETSRLGPDAISHAMLGTTQVTNAIIERQRLNRVGLIRIGAPATLAVPPLTGWPTRLKEVVEHGQLMVQGGHEFDGRPMAPLNRDEIRRFLDQHARQISAVAVTAVFSPVNAEHELSVRELIEEEYPHLAVSLSHEIGSVGLLERENATVLNAAVTEVAQIAARAFQDALREVGIQADLYFAQNDGTLMAMDYALRYPILTVACGPTNSMRGAAFLARIDDAVIIDVGGTSSDIGMIRGGFPRQSALAVDVGGVRTNFRMPDLIALGLGGGSRVRIHDGQVTVGPDSVGYRIVEDAEVFGGPVTTFTDVAVGLGYAQIGDRPPRIATAVAERAYAQAIQAIEEGIDRIKTSADPIPLIAVGGGSALLPERLAGVSTVIRPEHFDVANAIGAAIAQVSGRIDRIYPMSGRTRDAVLQEALASAKAEAVRAGADPDTLEVVEVEEIPLAYLPSNASRVRVTVAGQLAGAAL is encoded by the coding sequence ATGAAGTATCGCATGGGGATTGATGTTGGAGGAACTAATACGGATGCCGTGATTCTGACGCCGGACAACCGGGTCGTCGCTAAGGTGAAAAATCCTGTGACCCAGGACATTATGACATCTATCCGGGTTGCCGCCCGCCAGGTGCTGGAAACATCCCGTCTTGGGCCCGACGCCATTTCGCACGCCATGTTAGGTACCACCCAAGTCACCAACGCGATTATTGAACGGCAACGTCTGAACCGTGTCGGATTGATTCGGATTGGCGCACCGGCGACGTTGGCGGTTCCGCCGCTGACCGGGTGGCCAACCCGTTTAAAAGAGGTTGTGGAGCATGGCCAGTTAATGGTGCAGGGCGGGCACGAGTTTGATGGTCGACCCATGGCGCCGTTGAACCGGGACGAGATTCGACGGTTTTTGGATCAACATGCCCGACAGATTTCGGCGGTTGCGGTTACCGCGGTATTCTCCCCGGTTAATGCCGAGCATGAGCTCAGTGTCCGCGAATTGATTGAAGAGGAATACCCCCACTTGGCGGTCTCGTTGTCCCACGAAATTGGATCGGTCGGGCTTTTAGAGCGAGAAAACGCGACGGTTTTGAACGCGGCGGTTACGGAAGTCGCGCAAATCGCGGCCCGGGCTTTTCAAGATGCCCTTCGGGAGGTGGGCATTCAAGCCGACCTGTACTTTGCGCAAAACGACGGGACCCTGATGGCGATGGATTATGCGTTGCGCTATCCGATTTTAACCGTGGCGTGCGGGCCGACGAATTCGATGCGGGGCGCGGCCTTTTTGGCCCGAATAGATGATGCCGTCATTATTGATGTGGGGGGCACGTCATCGGATATCGGGATGATTCGTGGCGGATTTCCTCGGCAGTCTGCGTTGGCGGTGGATGTCGGCGGGGTTCGGACCAATTTTCGCATGCCCGATTTAATTGCGTTGGGTTTAGGCGGGGGATCCCGTGTGCGAATACACGACGGCCAGGTGACGGTGGGGCCGGATAGTGTCGGGTATCGTATCGTGGAAGATGCGGAGGTGTTTGGCGGCCCGGTGACTACGTTTACCGATGTGGCCGTAGGGTTGGGGTACGCTCAGATCGGCGATCGTCCCCCGAGGATTGCGACGGCGGTGGCCGAACGCGCGTATGCTCAAGCTATTCAAGCCATTGAAGAAGGGATTGATCGGATTAAAACCAGCGCGGATCCGATTCCCCTTATTGCGGTAGGGGGTGGCAGCGCGCTGTTACCTGAACGGTTAGCCGGCGTATCGACCGTTATCCGTCCGGAACATTTCGATGTGGCCAATGCGATTGGTGCGGCCATTGCGCAGGTGTCGGGGCGTATAGACCGGATTTATCCGATGAGCGGCCGAACCCGCGACGCCGTTCTCCAAGAAGCATTGGCTAGCGCGAAAGCCGAAGCGGTTCGCGCCGGGGCCGATCCGGATACATTAGAGGTTGTGGAAGTAGAAGAGATTCCCCTAGCGTATCTTCCATCTAATGCGTCGCGGGTTCGGGTGACGGTGGCCGGACAATTGGCGGGGGCGGCATTATGA